One Antedon mediterranea chromosome 1, ecAntMedi1.1, whole genome shotgun sequence genomic window, aggtcacaaactacatttaaacatgtaaaaataaatactatatagtcctattgcaataactttttcgtctttaaacagtttcaaatatgaaaaataagttgattgtAATAATTTAAGTGGCCCACTATAAATTGCAACATGAAGTGTgcacggattgatattttcgCTTTTCTTCTGTGATTCACCCACTTTCGATcgtgaagaaaaaacaaatggaagattTGACAACGAAAATACCAGGTTTTCCCCAATCTGTATTAATGGATTCTGTCAATGGGACTTTAAAGGTGTATGCATGGTTTGTTTAAAAAGTTTACAAAGCTAAGTGGAAATATAATGCTTAACTAACTGGttgtttactatttttattttgtagtgttATGACTTCACTGCCCATGATTTACAAGACCAGGGAGAAATTGGACGTGGCAATTATGGATCGGTTAACAAAATGATACACATTCCAAGTGACACGCTTATGGCGGTGAAGGTACCCAAGACTTCTTAATCATATTACATtgatattttctatttttatattatttgtttctgATTGTATTAAGTGCATCAAAGTTGCATTTTGTTGATTATTCTTATACGAGTGAGttagtggccaagcggttaagacagtggaaccgtattACCCTGCCAtattaacatcggcaagggttcaagcctcacttgctccatggttctggtggtagaatgagtcttctcggataaggactataaaccctaggtccagtgtacacatctggctcatgtgcactttaaagaccctagtacatctttcgagacgagtagtggcttaccccggtgtactagtatgtacagccactgtcactcatcaagagggccccttgattgtcagcatacacTGTTTAGgatcaccctctataaataaggtgaaataagaaaataaactaaaaatgcTTCATAACAGGTTGCATTTCCTTGATTACGTTTattcctctttttttttcatttcctGTTCCATATTCCATGTTCTCCTGTTAGCTTGCATTTCCTGAGTGGCCAGCATaaacttttatataatttatttagctTTAATATATTCTATTTCATTATATTTCTTTAGAGAATTAGGTCGACAGTAGAGGAAAAAGACCAGAAGCAACTGTTAATGGACTTAGACGTGGTTAAGAGAAGCAGCGAATGCCCTTATATTATTAAGTTCTTTGGAGCATTATTTAAAGAGGTAtggttaaaaataatacatatttataacatGTGCATCTCCATGAAGGTGCAGTATTGTATAATAGATGATTTTTTGCTTGTAAGTTTATGTAGTTGTTGGCCGCAGTGTGTTGgatgttggactactgatcatTATGgctaataaagaaataaaaataagattgCGAGTTCGAAACCAAccctcgccgcattgcttgtatccttaggcaagacactttacttacgtttgcctctctcctcTCTATAAATGGGTACCTGTTTAGGTCAAAACACTCTttcgctgattactagctgcttTATGGGAGTacgtttccatacatgtttgattaaaaaaattaccCGCTGTAATAATGTGAAGCCCTTCGAAACTTTGTGCAATTAGCGCTATATAAGAACGAGAACGAACAAGCATTTATGTTGCTATTGTTGTACCTTTAACTCGAGCCCACTACTTCTGGTAAAGTTTCAAGTATGCTATATATCTGAGAACTAACATGAGCTTGATCTGCCTATATCCAATTGttgctttttattattttatccaaatattatttgttaaaatgttataacCGTTTGTGTTTATTTTAGGGCGATTGTTGGATTTGTATGGAACTAATGGATACCTCACTtgataaattttataaattccATCACAATCATTTAAAACAAAGCATACCAGAACCAATACTTGGTAAAGTGACAGAGGCAGTAAGTACACATAAAGATTAATTTTACTGCAGTTTTtgcagtaattttttattgtgaaATTATGGCTTGTTAGAATAAGTTGTCTCTGGTAATTAATAATTGAATAGGATTTGAGAGacactttattttaattatttaatttttttttacagaccgTCAAAGCTTTACACTATTTGAAAGAAAAACTTAAGATTATACATAGAGGTGAATATTActtcttattaattattttttctgcCGATTTTCGCTACTGTATCTGTTTCTAATGTATCATATGGTATGGtataatacaacatcacatgtgtttgtATCTAGTAGTAAACTAAcccttaacctaaccttacatgatacaggcactacatgtgatataaatgagatcctgtattaccaaatattgcTATGATACTCGGAAATAGATAAGTATGTGGAAATACAGCACTGGGATTCGAGTGAtgttttttgaaattgtaatttCTCTAATAAATACTTTTATCCACAGATGTCAAACCATCCAACATTTTAAttgatgtcaaaggtcaaatcaAGCTATGCGATTTTGGCATCAGTGGTCAACTTGTTGACTCAATCGCCAAAACTAGAGATGCGGGTTGCAAACCATATATGGCAGTAAGTAACGTTTATTTTTTCTTCAAGTTTCATGGATTACATGGATTTTATGAAAAAAGACAAATTCAGTAATTGGTTTATTTGTCCACATGTGAAAGTAATATGcttgtcaacactatcaaaaaagtttgatgttcctaaatatggtagtgatatacccaaatatggggctgcacatcacatttttttgtcacataaactttgatagtgtagacagagcctaatgTTTTGGTTTATTCTCTTTACAGCCTGAACGAATTGATCCTCAAGTTTCAACGTTTGATATTAGATCGGATGTATGGAGCCTTGGGATTACCTTAGTAAGTAGACACtgtaatttgtataaaatatttgattaataagGACTGACTGGCCACAGTGTTTAAACATATATTACCCCTCTTTTTGCAGGAAAGttttcttataataataataatacttcattcatctttttttttttttcgtaccgTCTTTGATTCATAATGATCAAAACATACATAATTTAAAGATGGAAAGCTTCCACAGAATCTCGCAAGGCCTTATAAATATGTAGAATAGGCGTTTTCTATCTACTGTagtgtatataaaaataataagtataaAGTGGTTGATATAATAGTGAACAATCTTGCATCCAAGATGTCTTGtccattttatttaatgttttttgttttaacttTAGATTGAAATCTCCACTGGAAAATTTCCATATCCAAAATGGCAAAGTGTGTTTGACCAGTTGACCCAAGTGGTCAAGGGGGATCCACCTCAACTTACAAACAACGATGAGCATCAGTTTTCCCCTGAATACACAGAATTTGTTAACATTTGGTAAGTTTTAGGAAAAGGATTGTGATAGGTTaggtggtggggggggggggcggatTTGCTGTCGGTTGGTGAGATATCTCATATCAGGTCAGTTTTAGTCAGTCAaatggccaagcggttaaggcagggacGCCATTCAGTGTActtaaagagccaacaatattgGTATGGGTTCCAGGCCGACTTGCTCCAAGTTCTAGTGGTGGAAAAAGTCTTCTCGGATatggtccagtgtacacagtcgTAAcccgtgtgcactttaaagaacccagttcgtcattcgagacgagtagaggggttaccccggtgaacagGTTCACAAAATaacccctgtatcagggggacaaccacctatctgataggaaaGTCATtcatttactattggtaatccttggccttgtgcctaaaaacataaaaataaagatttaaaaaactTTGAGTTTGTATGTGAGGACAGTGACAAGGAactattttactttaaataattaaattattaatattgattcaGATTCCATCagatatttaatttcattttcagtTTAACAAAGGATGTGGCAAAAAGACCTAAATACAAAGATTTACTGGTAAGTTCAAAAATttgattttgtcaaaaaaaatgtgatatgcccatatatggacatgatgatgtcatatcactaccatatttgagcacactTTTTAGACTAACTAGTTTAGCTTTAGTTAAATGCATTGTTGTTGTCATTGCAACATCTATGGCTGGTTAAAATGCCATTGCTAAGTTCTATACCTAATTCTATATCTATCAGTACCCTGCCCAATTAATACATTGTTTAACTAAATGATTAATGACCTTTTAAGCTACTGAAGCCTTTTCATTGATATATAGTGCCTAtccataattttaatttttgtaaacatACTTAAGAATAACAATATGCTTAGTTATTTCCTAGGAAAAGTTTGCATATATCCTGTTGTTGATGTTTTATTAACGCTTTTGATATGCAAATTGTATTCTTTACAGCGGGACAAATTCATACATAGGTATGCAAATGAAGATGTCGGGGTTGCACAATATTTCCAACGAATTCTTGCACAAGTTAGGAACTACCCAGCAGCTGTCGACGTGCGTGTATAACAAGGTCTTGTCGACAACATCTATCAAATTTATGGGTTTGTAGGGGGTTTTCCAAAATTCCTAGTTTCTATAAAACCTTATGTGGTCCATGAGATATTGAAAACAacctgtttttaaaatataaacctCTCAATTTCAATAGTTTCGGGCAAATTTGTATGCCTTTTGTTTATTTGGCTTTGTTTGTGTTGCAATTTGGCTGATTTGAATTTTTCCCAAAATTTGTTTAGAAAATATATTAAGTTTCAATTTCAACCGCATCTTTCTCCTAGATCATAATCACCATTATAGAGTTTAATAGTGTAATACTCTCAGACAGATGCCCCTAAATGGTGGAAATGATTACCATATTGTATTCAATTGTATGACAGACAAATCTGTTTTCACTTTTAATGCTTGCATCTTATGAGGCAACGTGCTAATATCTAAGTATGAAATACTTCGGTGACCTTTTGGTAGTTTCTCTAGCTTTCAACATGTAGGGTCAAGGTGTGTCAAGCCTTTAGAGTAGCCATGAGGTCAAAGGACAGATTAAAGACACTTTTGTAGCTTTGTTTCTTTACAGTCCACACAAAACCAGTAAAGTTAaacctttatgtgacaaaaaaatgtgtccatatatggaggcgatgacatcatatcactaccatatttgggcacatcacgtttttttgtcaaactagttttatagtgtagacagagctttgcaCTAGACATACAGTTATTTATAGTTCTTAAGTTATCCAGGCACTTGTACTGTATCTCTACATACTGGTATAATTAGTATCGGTCCTGTATATGCATATATCACATGTTAGGCTTATGGCCTATGTGATACATATGACACTTTATCACAGCATTTGCCTATGCTACTGTGcaaattatagatacagtacAGCGAATCAGCTAATCCAAGAAGACGTATTTACACAGTTTTATCTAGCATGTAGAGTTTAACATACAAGTTATACAACCTGCATTTATTTGAACTTTTTAGTCCCATAATACTGgactgtaattttttttttcttttgaattaCACATTATAAtatctttcatttttattatatgaaaatcgtatattttttgtgtaaatacatatatatttaaaacaaaaacatattagTGTATAAAATACTCTATGACAAAAGCAACAGGAGCGTGCTAGGTTTCTCAGAATCAGTATGGTTCAGTCTCTCTAGCCCACACTGTTGAGCAACAACAATGATTATgtattctttaatttttagtaATCAATGGAAATCAATTAAATACAAAGATAGGGAgtcttaaaacaatattattgggCAAGTTAAGTACATACATTGATTTTACTGCAgttagtataaaatatatacagtaatattttgaCCTTTTCGGTTGACTTGATAAGATGTTTGTATACTTTAAAGTATGATATATTATGAATATTGTTGTTCTTgtttatacacatttttgtttttatacctACGTTCCTCCATATGCAAAATTCCGAGACGTTCGTCTAGATGTACTGTACTGAAATTACTGAagattatgaatattaattggTGATTAGGGTTTGTGAAGCTTGGGACTTTGGCAAAAGATCTCATATTGTTTGCTCAGTTATTACTTAATATATGGCTAATTACAagattttgtttcttttgtagatgttaaataaaaaaaaacaattaatgtaCTGCAGTGACTACACTCAGAATTACGGCAATAGATCCGACTAATCggaattactgcagtaattataaGTTACAGGTATTGATTTTGAAGCAAATCTCTTACAAGTTATGTTGTAAATCCaaagaattatgaatgaataaaattgaaatatgttAGTTTCTAAGGTTATATATTTTTCTGTCGTCCGAGTACAATTAGAAGTGTATGTTTAATGGATAAACTAAAGGAAAACAATTGTCATTCATCATGATAGTGGTTTTTGATTGtgttaaaaaattgtttcctCGGACATCCTTTCTGTTTTTTTCCATCAAACAGCTCTTCTTCTAATTGCTCATTATTGTCATTACccaatttaattatatttactcTTTAAGGTAGACTTCTGTTGAtctgtaaagcgtggttcccactagcgacgcaacgcaaggacgtaacgcaagtgaattgaccaatcacaagcgatggcttattcgattgtgattgctaactgtctataacttcgcttgtcattggttaaaacgcttgcgttgcgtttacgtccttgcgttaccttctagtgggaaccaagcttaactcaATGCTTAATTTACACTCCAGTAAATTTTAAGTGATTATCGGCACGGTCTACCGTCATGTGTACAATTTATTGTTTCTATTAGCTTGGCTGTGCATCTATATTGGTATATGAAAGCATTTATCTTTGATAAACATTTACACTCAAGGCCATGTTGTgaagtaacattttattaatataattttttaaccaaaattcTAATCATTTATACATTGATGAAACCATTCATGATCACAGTTCATACAACCACAGAGAAGTATTATATTACAAACGTCTTACAATCCtaattattttacaaagttCTGTGGTTATATTATGGTTTGCGTTTTTTTTTCAGTACTGCTATCATGGTCTTGCTTACAATGTACAGCACTTTGTGGTTTTTACGAAAGATGTTGAAAAAGATACTACATCAAACTGCCagttttactgcagtaaattacagtacacatgGTTTATTGTGCTTATTACTGTAATTTCCTGATAGTTCTACAGTCCTAGATTTGTAGGAACTTTTAGCCAGAACAACCCCTGCATCCGCAATGAACACACTCTACAACTTTtccctgaaaaataaaaatacaatattgtttactttCCTTTGATATTGATGAATGAACTTCACCAAAAATAGCGACAAATATATTGCCATATTAAATTGGTCCTTTAATTTGATAAAACATGCAATTAATAGTTGTATTTCTGTACCTCTTCAAGTTTTGCCTTAGGTACCCTACAAATGCAGTTAGTTCCAAAGTTGGTATCCCTGGCTTGTATACAGCGTAAACAGCACAAGCTCTCATAGCCTTGCTTCTTCCATTTTGCAATCAGGTTCTTGTCTGCATATCCTTCTTTAATACAATAATCATACAATTCTGAAATGAATATAatggtttattattaataataataatatattttgctacattgtttataatataaacatttgatTGAAGCAAATTCATGGAGTTTgtgcaataaaaaattatagaCAAGATTAGAGGCAGGGGTTTGAAAAACGTCATTTTTGGTATTTATAATTTAGCAAAGATCAATACGCAGACGTAGGATATGATGTGTGTGGCATTTTTTTAACTAACTTAGTACTTACCCCTAGTAATTGCTTTCCGTTTGTAGAATAGATCAAATATGTACCGGGACTTTTGATggtgaattttaaatattggCCAGAGAGCCTCAACCTTCCTCTTGCCTTCATGTGGCTCTGTTTCAGctgaaataaagaaatacatGACTGATTATTAGAGAGGCAGAAGAAACCTACGCTAGGCCTAACCCATTCAAGACACACGCATGATGACCATCGGCCGATACTCTCCAACTGGCTGTCGAGAAAGTGAAATTACACGCTTGCATGACCtaattctaggcctagcttatcTAATCTAAAATCTCGGCTTACCTTCTCTCATTTTCTGATCCAATTCATCTAACGTTGGTTCAATCAATTCCCATCCTTCTGGAGTTTTCTTCCTTGATTTTCTAACCTTTGGCATCTTAGAATTcgtttttttaatacaaataacaACTTCACTTACTTGCGTTTATGGAACgcatcaattgttttatttgtgaAGTGCGCCCTCAATATTTAGAAAACTTTATTTGCATGttgattattttaatcattaaaatgaTGATTAGACTGGATTTCTACGTTGTTCAATAAATTCCTCTATGGTTGTAGTACGTACGTTGTAATGGATTGTATGTctatttaattacagtattaccaTGGAGGAATTATTTATAATCTAAGTACACTATCTTTGATAGTTACCAATGTTTTTTGTTACTGGTATGAATATGATGTTCAATCAACGGGGTCCATCTAATAATATAAAGATCAACAATCTATGTATCTTATGTTTTTacttctactaggcctagatagactTACACTATAagtttataacatatttttatacacATCTAGTTTTAAACTATTCGCCCCACCATACCCCAACATAATATTAACGAATAAattcataatattgttaatattcattcatttaaattgACCGACACTATATCAGCTGCGTACAAAGGTTTAATATAAGAGAGTAATGCTTGTGGTATGCTTGGTTAATATGTCACCAGAGTAAATACAACTTTAAATGCACGAATAATAATTGTTCGGCCAAAGTCCATCGAGTTAAACTCAAAAACAGTACGATGAGTAAACAATACCACTGATTATAGATAAACATCAGATTCTTGATTGGTCatagtttgtttgtttaaatatcAAACGTTTTTTTCTCTACAACCAACCTCACCCCGAATTGGCGGTTATTCTCGCATAGGTGCTAATTCATATCGTCTACTGGCTTAAATTCACCATAAGTTTGGAGAAACACGTAGTCTTCTAGTAAGAACCAAAACTAAACGAAGACTTCAAAATGAGTCGAAGCTTGGAAAAGATCAACTATGAGGATACGGAAGTTGAGAGAGGAGAAGAAGCGGCGGTATTTGAGGAATACGTGCAGTCTGTTTTTGCAGAGTTTGGCGGaactcttctgtacacttttattgCCTGTTTAGCCGTAACTACTGAGAATCTCGTAGCGATTGCCTTTGCGGAAGGTCTCACCATCGCCGTCCTCTGCTCTGCCTTCTTGCGGATCAGGTACAtcaaataaactattttatacagTGGGTAGGCCTAATTCAAAGGAGCATGAAAtatcattaatttaaaatatgtccCATACAGCAGAGGCCTAATTACCAAGTTAGTTGGTTAATAATGGTTTCTATTTAGAATCACTTTCCCCctttcattttataagtattttttttaatgaatataatataaggTCTAACAGGACAATAGTTGTTCTCTTCTGGTTTTATTTAGGATTTTATTTGTAACTCATGAGTTTGTATTTATCTTAACTGTATTAAATATGTGTCGTACAACGAATCTGGAATctggaagtaggcctaataaaatttctttttttttagtggTGGTCATTTCAACCCAGCCTTGACGTTCGCTGTCTGCATATCAGGTGGTCTGAATCCTGTCCTTGCTGCTATTTATTTCATTGTCCAGCTTATTGCTGCCATGATTGGTGCTGCGTTTGTTAAGGTAAGAGCAATATTAGTGTGGACAGACAGACCAACTAAAGAACTTAAAACGTAATCATCCTCATGATGCTTGGTTCCCTCTAGAGACGCAAaaacacaacgacgtaacgcaacgtaagggatttgaccaatcacaagcgatgaatgTATTCAACTgacgcttgtcattggtcaactcgttttacgttgcgtctacgtccttgcgttgcgtcctagtgggaaccatgctagAGAGACGAATAGTTACACATCTCTTAAATATTACTGGTTGTGAAGATGCAAAGCATCGGAGATGTTTGCATAATAATTACGATGGCGCAATTATACGAATAATCGAAAACGTTGAGAGTAACTTAAGTTGTTCTC contains:
- the LOC140061258 gene encoding dual specificity mitogen-activated protein kinase kinase 4-like, whose protein sequence is MAAPNFRVTGVISRPRLTLQIDSPIHTEKKKENFASRGPTHLERMKSRSLESIGKLNISPDECYDFTAHDLQDQGEIGRGNYGSVNKMIHIPSDTLMAVKRIRSTVEEKDQKQLLMDLDVVKRSSECPYIIKFFGALFKEGDCWICMELMDTSLDKFYKFHHNHLKQSIPEPILGKVTEATVKALHYLKEKLKIIHRDVKPSNILIDVKGQIKLCDFGISGQLVDSIAKTRDAGCKPYMAPERIDPQVSTFDIRSDVWSLGITLIEISTGKFPYPKWQSVFDQLTQVVKGDPPQLTNNDEHQFSPEYTEFVNICLTKDVAKRPKYKDLLRDKFIHRYANEDVGVAQYFQRILAQVRNYPAAVDVRV
- the LOC140061267 gene encoding protein BUD31 homolog, producing MPKVRKSRKKTPEGWELIEPTLDELDQKMREAETEPHEGKRKVEALWPIFKIHHQKSRYIFDLFYKRKAITRELYDYCIKEGYADKNLIAKWKKQGYESLCCLRCIQARDTNFGTNCICRVPKAKLEEGKVVECVHCGCRGCSG